The genomic window GCAGGGCGTGGATTTGAATGTCAATCTGGATTCCCTGCAAGCGGAATATGACAAGTTGAAAGCGACACACACCGAGCTTGCTGGACAGCTTGCCACCGCCAAGGAGGAATTGCAGCCGATGAAAGATATTCGCTATTGGGTCAGCAAAGTCCTCATGCCGGAGCAGTCCGAGGTCGAGAAGAAGCCCGAACCGAAGCACTCCGTCACGGAGAAGATAAAGTTTCTGCAAGAGCAGAGCAGCAATCAGCAGGAGCAGAAAACCCCGCAACAGAAAAAACAGAATATGGAACTGTAAGGCACTTGCCGTTTTCATTGTGAAAATGTCAGGTGTCTTTTTTTGTTCCCCGAAAGGAAGATGCAATGAATGTATTTGAAGCGGTCAAACAGAACTTGACCACCCGACAGGCGGCAGAGATGTACGGCATTCAGGTCAACCGTCATGGCATGGCAGTCTGCCCGTTTCACAATGACAAGAATCCCAGCATGAAGGTGGACAAGCGTTTCCATTGTTTCGCTTGCCAAGCGGACGGAGATGCAGTTGATTTTGTTTCCCGTCTGTTCGGACTGCCCAGCAAAGCCGCCGCTATGAAGCTGGCTGATGATTTCGGTATCAGCTACGACAACAGGCAGAAGCACAGAATCAAGCCCCATATCCGAGAGCCTACCCCGGAACAGAGATACCGCCAGGAAGAAAGCAGATGCTACAAGGTGCTGTCCGATTACTTCCATCATCTCAGGACATGGAAGCAACAATACGCACCAAAGCAGCCGGAGGACGAATGGCATCCTCTGTTCGTGGAAGCCCTGCAACGAGAAAGCCATATCGAATATCTGCTGGATGTTCTTCTGTACGGCACAGCCGAGGAAAAGAAGGCTCTGGTTGCCGAGCAAAGAAAAGAGGTGATGAATCTTGAACAACGATTTGCAGAACACCCAGACGAGCATGACCGTGGAGGAAGTCAGAGGAAGTCTGGACTCGACCGATAACGGAGCTGTCAAAAACAGCATCCGAAACTGTCTGACTGTATTTCAGAATGACCCGAAGCTGGAAGGAGCGATCCGCTACAACATCCTGACGGAGCGCATTGA from Anaerotignum faecicola includes these protein-coding regions:
- a CDS encoding CHC2 zinc finger domain-containing protein; amino-acid sequence: MNVFEAVKQNLTTRQAAEMYGIQVNRHGMAVCPFHNDKNPSMKVDKRFHCFACQADGDAVDFVSRLFGLPSKAAAMKLADDFGISYDNRQKHRIKPHIREPTPEQRYRQEESRCYKVLSDYFHHLRTWKQQYAPKQPEDEWHPLFVEALQRESHIEYLLDVLLYGTAEEKKALVAEQRKEVMNLEQRFAEHPDEHDRGGSQRKSGLDR